Genomic segment of Microbacterium hydrocarbonoxydans:
CGATCCCACGACCGGATCGATCATCCCGCCGATCTACCAGGCATCCACTCATGTGCAGGACGGGATCGGCGGATTCCGCGACGGCTACGAGTACAACCGGGCGGGCAACCCCACGCGGTCCTCGCTCGAGACGCAGCTCGCGGCTCTCGAGAACGGTGCGAACGCGCTGTCGTTCGCGTCGGGTCTCGCCGCTGAGGATGCGCTGCTGCGGGGCATCCTGAAGCCCGGCGACCACGTCGTGCTGGGCAACGACGTCTACGGAGGCACCTATCGTCTCTTCGCGCGAGTGCTGGCTCCGTGGGGCATCGAGATCTCGACGGTCGAGCTGTCCGACGTCGACGCCGTGCGCGCCGCGATCCGCCCCGAGACGAAGATCGTCTGGATCGAGACTCCGAGCAACCCGCTGCTGAAGATCGTCGACATCGCTCTCGTCTCAGAGGTCGCGCACGCGGCGGGGGCGATCGCCGTGGTCGACAACACCTTCGCCTCTCCTGCGCTTCAGCAGCCGCTGTCGCTCGGGGCCGACCTCGTGGTGCACTCCACGACGAAGTACCTCGGCGGGCACTCCGACGTGCTGGGTGGTGCGATCGTGTTCGGCGATGACCGGTTCTACGAGCAGATCAAGTTCCAGCAGTTCGCGGTGGGCGCGGTCTCCGCTCCGTTCGACGCGTGGCTGACGACCCGCGGCATCAAGACGCTCGCGGTGCGGGTGCGCCAGCATTCGGCGAACGCACAGTCGATCGCGGAGTGGGCGGCGGAGCGGCCCGAGTTCGCGACCGTGTACTACCCGGGCCTTGCATCGCACGCGGGGCACGAGCTGGCGGCGCGTCAGATGAGCGGTTTCGGCGGGATGCTCTCGCTCGGACTCTCTGCGGGGCCAGCTGCGGCGAAGGCGTTCGCCGAGTCGACCGAGCTCTTCCAGCTCGCCGAGTCGCTCGGCGGCGTCGAGTCGCTCATCGGGTATCCGCCCGACATGACCCACGCGTCGGTCCGTGGCACGGCACTCGCCGTGCCTGAGAACGTCGTGCGGCTCTCGGTCGGCATCGAGGACGTCGACGATCTGATCGCCGACCTCGAGCGGGGACTCGCGACCGTCTCGCGTTGACCGACGCGTGCTGTGAACTCGTCTCGGTGGACGTGTGTCGCGCCCGGATGCATGTCGAAACGACGGATGCATGCCGAAGCGGGCGGTCTGAGCATGCATCCGTGATCTGAGCATGCATCCGGCGCGCGGGCGCGGGCGCGGCGCGGGCGCC
This window contains:
- a CDS encoding cystathionine gamma-synthase, translating into MSEHAFSTRAIHAGQEPDPTTGSIIPPIYQASTHVQDGIGGFRDGYEYNRAGNPTRSSLETQLAALENGANALSFASGLAAEDALLRGILKPGDHVVLGNDVYGGTYRLFARVLAPWGIEISTVELSDVDAVRAAIRPETKIVWIETPSNPLLKIVDIALVSEVAHAAGAIAVVDNTFASPALQQPLSLGADLVVHSTTKYLGGHSDVLGGAIVFGDDRFYEQIKFQQFAVGAVSAPFDAWLTTRGIKTLAVRVRQHSANAQSIAEWAAERPEFATVYYPGLASHAGHELAARQMSGFGGMLSLGLSAGPAAAKAFAESTELFQLAESLGGVESLIGYPPDMTHASVRGTALAVPENVVRLSVGIEDVDDLIADLERGLATVSR